A DNA window from Arachis hypogaea cultivar Tifrunner chromosome 18, arahy.Tifrunner.gnm2.J5K5, whole genome shotgun sequence contains the following coding sequences:
- the LOC140181295 gene encoding uncharacterized protein, which yields MFTGQRVKSFAASRNINMVTSTPYYAQANRQVEAANKILISLIKKHIGNRPRTWHETLSQVLWAYRNSPKGSTCTSPFKLVYSHDAILPLEINLNTLRISRQNDLPVDDYWNVMFDELNELDSE from the coding sequence ATGTTTACTGGTCAACGGGTTAAAAGTTTTGCAGCTTCAAGAAATATCAATATGGTTACTTCGACTCCCTATTATGCACAGGCTAATAGGCAAGTAGAAGcagcaaataaaattttaataagtttGATTAAAAAGCATATTGGAAATAGGCCTCGAACATGGCATGAAACTTTAAGCCAAGTGTTATGGGCCTATCGGAACTCACCAAAGGGTTCGACATGTACTTCGCCATTTAAGTTGGTGTATAGTCATGATGCAATACTAccattagaaattaatttgaatactttAAGAATATCAAGACAGAATGATTTGCCAgttgatgattattggaatgTAATGTTCGATGAGTTGAATGAATTAGATTCAGAATGA